A single window of Thalassomonas viridans DNA harbors:
- a CDS encoding CoA-acylating methylmalonate-semialdehyde dehydrogenase, translated as MSIKEIPLIIGGEKVQSKTEQWLDVLNPATQEVVARVPMATIEEVDAAVASAQEAFKSWSKVSLTNRMRIMLNLQQLIRENTDELARLVTLEHGKTLPDAEGEVGRALEAIENACSITRLQLGQMANNAATGVDVYTMNKPLGVCVGITAFNFPLMLPAFMFPIAIACGNAFVLKPSEQDPSSTMLMVELALKAGIPAGVLNVVHGGPDVANRLCEHPDVKAVSFIGSTHVGTHIYNHAGAHGKRAQCMMGAKNHMVIMPDANKDRAINDLLGSAFGAAGQRCMANPVTILVGEARNWLPEIAERAKSLKVGPGTQRDADLGPVVSPQAKQRIIKLLDSGVEQGATLLVDGRDCKVEGYPDGNFVGPTMFSNVKTDMDIYTQEIFGPALCVLEAETLDEAIELINNNPNGNGTSLFTSSGWAARKFENEIDVGQVGINVPIPVPVAYFSFTGSRASKLGDLGPNGSQVVSFWTQTKTVTTRWFEPDHQDGSEVHTTISLK; from the coding sequence ATGAGCATAAAAGAAATCCCGCTGATCATCGGCGGCGAGAAAGTTCAATCGAAAACCGAGCAATGGTTAGATGTGTTAAACCCGGCAACACAAGAAGTGGTTGCCCGTGTGCCTATGGCTACCATTGAAGAAGTGGATGCGGCGGTTGCCTCGGCGCAAGAAGCCTTTAAATCCTGGTCAAAAGTTTCTTTAACTAACCGTATGCGCATTATGCTGAACCTGCAGCAGCTGATCCGCGAAAACACCGATGAACTGGCGCGTTTGGTCACGCTTGAGCACGGTAAGACTTTACCGGACGCCGAAGGTGAAGTAGGGCGTGCTTTAGAAGCCATTGAAAATGCCTGTTCCATTACCCGTTTACAGCTGGGGCAAATGGCTAACAATGCCGCAACCGGTGTAGACGTTTATACCATGAACAAGCCGTTAGGGGTTTGTGTCGGTATTACTGCCTTCAACTTCCCGCTGATGTTGCCGGCCTTTATGTTCCCAATCGCTATTGCCTGCGGTAATGCATTCGTGCTTAAGCCTTCCGAGCAAGATCCGTCTTCGACTATGCTGATGGTTGAACTGGCGCTTAAAGCCGGTATCCCGGCTGGCGTACTTAATGTAGTCCATGGTGGTCCGGATGTCGCTAACCGTTTATGCGAGCACCCGGATGTTAAAGCGGTATCCTTTATCGGCTCTACCCATGTTGGTACCCATATTTACAACCATGCCGGTGCCCACGGCAAGCGTGCCCAGTGTATGATGGGGGCGAAAAACCATATGGTGATCATGCCGGATGCCAATAAAGACCGTGCTATTAACGACTTGTTAGGTTCTGCCTTCGGCGCCGCCGGTCAGCGTTGTATGGCCAACCCGGTGACGATTTTAGTGGGCGAAGCCCGCAACTGGTTACCGGAAATTGCCGAGCGCGCCAAGTCATTAAAAGTTGGCCCGGGCACGCAGCGCGATGCCGATTTAGGTCCTGTGGTTTCCCCGCAGGCGAAACAGCGTATCATCAAGTTACTTGATTCGGGTGTCGAGCAGGGGGCAACCCTGCTGGTTGATGGCCGTGACTGTAAGGTGGAAGGTTATCCGGATGGTAACTTTGTCGGACCGACCATGTTCAGCAATGTAAAAACCGATATGGATATCTATACTCAGGAAATTTTCGGCCCGGCGTTATGTGTGCTGGAAGCGGAAACCCTGGATGAAGCGATCGAGCTCATCAATAACAACCCTAACGGTAACGGTACCTCATTGTTCACTTCCTCCGGCTGGGCGGCGCGTAAGTTTGAAAATGAAATCGATGTCGGCCAGGTTGGTATTAATGTGCCTATTCCCGTACCTGTTGCCTACTTCAGCTTTACCGGTTCCCGTGCCTCCAAACTTGGTGACTTAGGACCTAACGGTAGCCAGGTAGTGAGTTTCTGGACCCAGACAAAAACCGTGACTACCCGTTGGTTTGAACCGGATCATCAGGACGGCTCAGAAGTACATACCACCATCAGCTTAAAATAG